Below is a window of Dictyostelium discoideum AX4 chromosome 1 chromosome, whole genome shotgun sequence DNA.
CTGGTGATAATTTAGTTACTGTAATTAAAGGTTGTAAATTCATTGTAATGATATCACCAAATGATTCgaaatttttagattttcaaaaaagtagagaaatagaaatatcttttaatcaaaatgataatgatggtatCCCATTAGAATATCATCCAGCTTTttcaaattgtaaatatatttataaaactttattaaGAAAAGGTGAATCATTATTCATACCAAATAATTGGACACATTATGTTCATAATATATCTGATCATGATGATAACTTtaatgaagataataataataataataattgtaataataataataatttaacaattaGTGTTAGTTGTTGGGGAAAATCAATATATGATTTAGTTGttggataaaaaataaaaaataaaaaatttttaaaaaaaagaaaaagggtaatatatttattttttattttattttatttttttattggtataATTGTTCTTCCAGATCTTGTTTGTAAAAGAGGAGTAGCAGTAGTGGCAGTAGTGGAATTGGTATTGGGTGTAAAAGTTGGTTGATTTCTATTAACTCTTTTTTTgtgatttaaattaattacccaatctaaatgttttaaatcattttcatattttaattgatctttTTGTTGATTTGTAAGATCTTCATTTGTGATTAATCCAATCTCCATATAATATTGAAGTGTTTCAAATCTTCTATTTTCAACCATTTTTTCAATGAGGCAACTAGAGAAACCCAAAGATGGTATAAAAGTtcttaataattcaaatttaccaaTACCATGTCTAATTACTCTAAAAACATCATTTTTAGTTTGAGTTGCAATGTTATCTTTTATCAAGTACTGTTTAATGCTTGGTAAAACGATACCATTGGAAAATGTTAAAAAGTATTCCAAAGTTTGATTATCACATTCTGGTGAGAAcaaagatttaataattttataacctgttaaaaattcaattgttgAAGGTAATGTTGAATATTCAATATCTTTTACTAATAAAAGATCAACAATATCCAATCTTGATTTTGCAATTGCACATGACAATATCCAAtctttacattttttaaCATCTTTACCATACCACATTTTTAAGAGTGGTTGTTGTTCAGATTCATCTTTTGATTCATCAAAATTCTTTATAGttgttaaatttattaattcaataaCATCTTCTAAAGttataaattgaaataatctTGAAGTTGTAAGTGGAGGAAATTCAGAAACTGTTTTTGTTGCAACCAATTGTAAATGATTAAAAGCCAATTGAAATTCACCCTCTTCTATTAAAACTCTAAAATCTTTTGACCCATCAGGATGATAAAATGGATCAGAaggattattataataataacttctTTCCTCTGGGAAATAACTTTTAAATGTAGAATACTTTTCAAGTAAACTAAAATTTTGAAGTtcataaattgatttaaaaatttgagATGCTGTATTTGAGTGTCTTTTTGATCTAATTCTACAAATAGATGAATTTTTTAAGCAAGGTAATCTTGAACttgaaaattcattaaaatttgaattactaAATGAtctaacaaataattttgataattttctATCTAATAAATGaaaccaataaaataatacaaaatttgatacaacattttttaaactttcattattaatattaccactattattataaggttgataatttaaaagaccataataattattattattattattattattattattattaaaatctaaaatataatttgaatGATTTGGTAATACACTTGGATAATTAATTTCATGTTCttcataaattttattaacttcaagtaaattatttaatgttaCACCAGTTGATTGTAAGATTGAAATATATAAACTATGGTAAATGAAAATCCAATCCTTTGAAGTtggaaataaattttcatcaatcaatttctttaatatgTCTTTAGCATCAGAGAATTTGATATTTGTACTAAAATGACCATTGATATCATATTGATAATCTTTTGAACGAACATCATGAAATtcataaattcttttttgaaaacttaatttatttttacaattatcaatcatttctaaaattaattttctatttaaattaacTGAATCtaatataattgaaaattttttaaaatcaactaTATGAACTAAATGTATTAATAAATctgatgataatttaaatattttttcattaatattatctaaatttgtagtagttgttgttgtagttgttgaagttgttgttgttgttgaaattggtttaaaaatttcttgaaattgttgatttgatttttcagtatttattaataataataattctaaaagGTAACAAAATATACTTGGTGTAAAAGATTTGAAACCacttgattttaaataattaaataattgatcccttgaattttcatctttagtgaattttgaatctttaatatcaatatgATTATCTAATTTACCTTGATAATCGTCATATTCATCATGTTCATCATATTCACCTTCAGCATAAACATCGGGATGGGATGAAGGtccaacttttttaaaatcataaaaTTCTGGTGAAATTCCATTTTTAAGTGGTTGATTctctaaaaatgatttttgaaataaaatttgaaatttattattattttgatcacTATCAATTGAAACAACCTTATCAATACTTTCAATAGTTGAAATATCACAGTCTTTTAAAGCTCTTAAAAATGATagataataaatttctttatttgaaaaatatttattttttaatagagattgtaattcaataatttgttgttctaaatcttcttttttctttaattgattactATTTGATGATGCTTTAGATCTAGTTGAGGAGGCAGTGTTGGTGGATGATGTTGACaatgattcaatttctttatttattgattgaatatttgaatttatttgattttcagATTCTTTTTGGcattctaataattttgtatgaaaataattagcaagttcaaaatttgaaaattgtaaGAATCTTTGTCtaacatttaaataaattgtaatatcatctttaaatttaactattgaatcttttttattactagTATCATcaactttttctttattattatcatcatcattaccatcaacatcattatcatcatcatcatcatcttcttcttcaccaTCATTGATTGTTGAAGCTGAGAATAAGTTTGTATTTTCATGTTTCTTTGTAAATTTATGAATTGATGGAACTAAATGATAGAAATCCTTATGTTGAATAATGAAATCtataaattcttttgatttaataatccaTGGTATTGTATTGAATCTTTTAAACTCTAATGGATGTAAATGAGGAAGTAATAAATTGGTGATATATTGAATTGTTtcttcattaaaattaaaaaaatgtttatttgCAGGGAAACTATTGTATAATGTCTCTaggaaataatttttttgtttatattcATTAATAACACCTGTATTCATTAaagttgaaatttttaaaagtaaagATGGAATggttgaaaattttaaatgaccatctctatttttattaataaaaactgTATGCTCTCCaagaatttttttatcatatttttcattgggggtagttgttgttgttgtagttgttgataatttttcaCTTTCATCTGATGAATATACCTTTcctttgaaaattaatttaactaTACTACTAAACCAACTATCACTAAATTCAATACCATTTTGGTTGAAATAAACTGttaagaatttaaataaatcatcttCTTTAATACATTGAACTGTAATTGGTtgaccaattaataaatctctactgattttttttttggggtcTATTGGTTTTATTCTCTTGTCTTTATCTAAACCTTTGAATTGATCTTTATGTTTAATTATGAAATTTAGACAAtccaaatttaatgattgacTTGCATAATATGCTAcccaatatttatttttttcacacATAATTGCACCATGAGTGAATTCTATTGGttgtttatataaatttaaatagtttaaataacATCTATCATTTAGATTTGTATCACCTAATTGAATAACAATTGCTCTGATTTTcttttcaacaaattcatgatcgtttttattatttaaaatctctttaatttcatcatttcttttctttaattctaatttctTTGCTGTATTTTCACTATAAATATATGAAATTGCACCTTTAATATACTTTTCAATTTCTAATTCATTTTTGaatattggtattggtgtacgaattttataatttgaaaattctgGTATTACTTTCATTCTacccattttttaattttttttttttttttaaaaaaaaaaacttatttttttgattttttttttttttgattttaaattaaacaaatataaataaaaattaaacaaataaaaaaaatatttctatttagaataaaaaaatttgaaaataaaaaaaaaaaaaaaaaaaaaattattattatcaaaaaaaaaaaaaaaaaaaatcaaaaaaaaaattaaataaaaaataaataaaaatcaaaaaaaaaaaaaaataataatctgggtccaagatatttttattttttctttgaacaatcaaatttattagtaaaaaattatttttttgagaattttttaagattctaaaaatagaaatttttttattttatttttgataaatctattttaaaattttttaaagtgtataattaaatttatttttattattattgttattataattattattattattattattttgaatatttgttgtaccaccaataattaaatcattaaatggtATCCAATTTTGGTGGTTATCTAATTGCTATGTGGTGATTTCATCCAACATTTGGAATGGTACATTAATACTatcctttttattattatttttgtttactTTTGAACCACTATTTTGGGATACTCTTGTCTTTATGAAAATTGCAACTAATGCTGCTACAATAATGAATAATACAGttggtaatattattaataaatataattttttattaccaccaccaccactattattattagattttgAAGAATCTACTGCAGATTTCCCAACACTATCAATTTCACTATCcccatcatcattatttttattattatcatcatcagttGTTGATGGTtttgttgaaattttaatttggaaatatcctgaaatcatttcaattatttcatttgaaactgttgaatttggtgaattatttataaatgataGCATTGTTGTATTGGTGGtttttggtgatgataaaGTATGGTATGATTTACTTAATTCACAGATGAATAATGTGTCAgttgataataaaacatttgaacaatttcttttatttccatttggtttttcaataattacaGTAGcgttatttaaaaagtttttaccAATTATAGTTATAAGGGTAAGTTTTTTATCTTTGTACCCAATtactttatcaattattggaTTTGCATAGCAATAGGTAAGGTTTGAATTACCGTTGTTGTCAATTGGATTTAATAGATTATCAATGGTAATAGTGTATCCACAACCGGTGCCATTGGTTAAATAACATCTTATTGAAGTTTGAGATGATGTTAAAGTTTCacaaattttattaccaattttaatacTTGGTTCATAATCATCAGTATAAAAGAAACTAcctttaaattcaacaacaccaccaacactATTTGTTCTTTCAATACTTTTAATTATAGAATTTGGTTGAAAATGTTTACTTGAACTTTGTCCATTTTTATAAGAAATTGTTATCTTTCCCATTTCAATATCTTCAATATCagttatattaaatttaattatatcatAACCTTTTGaaactgatgatgatggtctAGTAGGTGTTGGTGTAGGTACTGGTGTTTTAGTTGgttttgatgattttgttggttttggtgtggtagttggtggtggtatagTTTGTGATGTTGGAGTTGGTGTTGAGGTTGgagttggtgttgatgttggAGTTGGTGTTGAGGTTGGCTTTGATGTTGGTGAGGTAGTTTGTGGTGGTACAGTTGGTGATACAGTTGGTGGTATAGTTTgtgatggtgttgatgttggtgttgaaGTTGGCtttgatgttggtgttggtgttggtgttggtgtttgttttgaaaaatcaGAACTATCAGAAACTTCAAATCtatcatcatttaattgGTCTGGATTTATTGAAACAGTTGGAATTGGATTATTTTGTGGTTCACCTGTAACATTTAAAACTTGTccttttataaattcaaaatcatgTATTTTATCACCCAAATATGTTACTGTCAATCCAGTTTTATCAATAGAAAAATGGCCactaattataatttcataatATAATGGTAAATGgtcatttgaattaattttaacaatttcTGGTGATTGATCAtctattcatttttaagatttaaaaaaaataaaaaataaaaaatattaatatataaatttaaataataaaataaaataaaataaataaaaaaattaaatttattaccttttttatttgattttcccaatgaatttgaaactaataaaaataaaaaaactaatagaataaaattcttcatttttttttgagagttatttttaactttttattaccctcttattatcttttttttttattttttttttttatcttttaaaaattctctatttttttctaattttattaaaataaataatataaatagattGAGTGTGAATAACAATGCGGTTCAAAAAgtctatttaaaaaaaaaaaaaaaaaaaaattaatattaatattaattataataaaaaaaaaaaaaaaaaaaaaaaaaaaaaaaaaaaaaaaaaaaaaaaaaaaaaaaaaaaaaaaagataaaaataataaaattaatggttCAAAATAAACCACTCACctttcaaattttataaaaacaataaataaagtggtgattaaaaaaaaaaaaaaacttaaaaaataaatttaaactatttttaaatctcagtttcaccaaaaaaaaaaaaaaaaaaaaaaaaaaaattaataaccaaaaaataaCCACACACCCACTAATTTATTGTAAATATGgttttaatgaaataaaaaaaacaaaaataaaaacaacaataataaaaacattgaATGGGGTCACAATTTAGAATTTCCAcccaatcattttttttatttaaaacattttcttaatttagctactttaaaaaaacacagtagaaaaaaaaaaaaaaaaaaaaaaaaaaataataaataaatttttaattaataattatatttctCAATGTTCATTTGCAAAGATATAATCACCCATTACTCTATCATCACTATCACAAAAACCCAACAcaaccactttttttttttttaaattaaaatcaaaaaacacTTTCtcaccaaaaaataaaaaacccaCAGTTCTCTAAATTTGCTTTCCAAccatttaattatttctttaagAAACAATATTTGATTGCAACTACTCATCAtatatatcattattaataatattattattatattttattttcattgatttctttttattatttttttcagttttaaTTTGCTCATtgccaataataatttaaaaaaataaaaataaaaacaataataaaatttcaaaacaaaaaaaacttttttaattattaataataattaataattttttttattattttcactttcTGTAAACATTTCTATACTTTTGTTATTATCTTAGATCCACATTGTTATAATGGTATTTGTTCTACACTTTAAACCTTCTATTGACGTTTTAAAACAGAAATCTAACTATCCtctataattaaatatttttttgtttcttcATTTATCTAATTATAGTGGTCaactttttttatcaaaatttaattggatGTGGCTTGCATCCTAAATCAAACAGATAGGGAGATCggtacacttttttttttttttttttttacctgtGATCAGACCTTCAAGGAATGTCCTTGTGTCTTTTCGGCGGTGTTTGTTAAacggttttatttttattattcaattgtattaaattttttaaactatattatatttttttttttttttttttttttttttttttttttttttttttttttttttttttttttttttttttactactaCTTAAATTGGAAGAGGGTTCGGAGCTGCTGGGGTTTGCCAGgctttgttgaatttgtatttgtgAAGATCTTGATTGGTGTTTTTTAGTATTGCTTCGTCGtgtttgattttctttaGTGTGATGAATTTTTCAGTTTCGATGAGATTTAGTAATTCTGTTTCTATGACCTTTTGCTCGAATTTTGGCTCTGGTTTGCTTTCATCAGTGTTGAACAATTTGTGACAGATTATCTTCCATAATTGGTGTGCTATTATTCCTATGAGATTGGGGAAGATTCTCTCAGTTCTGTTGTATTTTGATATGTCTAAGGTATCCATTGACCATCTGTGGATTTTGATGAATGATAATTTGTTAACTGTTGATATGATggttttttcaatatctagGATATCTTGGCATAGAGTGAAGAGGTGAGAATAAGGGTCTCTGAATAGGTGGCCACAGATCTTGCATCTGGTGTCTCTTTCGTGGTTGATACCTGGAAGTGATCTTGAGAAGAATCTGAAGAGGGTGTTTCTACCTTTTTGGTGAGAAATGCTGTTGATGTTTATGAATACTTTGGGTATTTCTGTGTTGTATCTCACCGCCCATAACTTCTGCCATTCTGTTCTTCTTGGTGTTGGGTGTCTGTCTTTGATCATGAGTTCGTAAATTTCTTTCAGTTTTAGTGGTTCATCATTGTCGTTTCTTATACAGTCTGGAAGTTCATTTATCTTTGGAtgattttggtaaaattTGACTCTGAATACACCCCAGTGTCTGCACATATCGTTGAGGGTTGAAGTGTGGGCTTTTTTTCTACTTAATTGCTCCATGTACCATTCTTGTAaagtattgttgttgttgttgtagttgttatGGAGTAGCCTGTTCATGTACCAGATTTTGAATGCTATATGTCTTAGTTCTATATCCCATAATTTTATGCCTCCTTCTTTCCAATCTGCATATGCTCTGTCTATTTTCATCATAGTTTTGTATTTTCTCTCTTCTGTATATGTATTCTTAACTGAGGAGAATAAGAACCATCTGGTCATGTTATTGATTTCCTCAATTTGTTCTTCATTTAGATTATCCATGTATTGATGGTATGTTAATTTGGATAGAACGTATGTTTTGAGAATTGTCATCTTTGCCTTCATCGTTATTGCTTGTGATTTCCATTTGATTAGattgtttttcatttcttGGATTAAAGTGTtgtattttgaatttaaacctGTTTTGGTGAAATTGAGGCCAAGATATCTTTCTGGGACTGTACTCTCTTGGAATGGTAGATCGTGTGGTTTATCTCCTATTGCTATCATTACTGTTTTCTCTTTGTTTaacgatgatgatgttgcTGAGCAGTACTTTTGGATTTTagtattaattttcattagtTCTTCTGTGGAGTTTGTAAAGGTTGCTATGTCGTCAGCAAATGCAGTGAGTTTTAATGATTTGGAATTTGGTAGAGTGAAGCCTTTGATTGTATTATCATTGATGATATCTATTAGAAGTGGTTCTAAAACTAGAGCAAAGATTGTTGGTGATATTGGGTCTCCTTGTTTTGTTCCTCTTCTGATTGTTATTCCATTGACTAAAAAGTCGTTGatctttattttgtttttagtATCTTTGAGTAGGTTTAGTAGGATCGCTGTGAATTTTGGGGGGATACCAATATGCTCTAATGTTCTTGTGATACTCTTGTGGCTGATTGAATCGAATGCTTTGTTAAAATCGTAAAAGGTAATGAGTGTATTGTTCTTTCTTTTGTTACTTATTTCTATTACTTCCTTCATGATCTGAATATTGTCTTGGATGAACCTGTTTGGAACAAAGCCGTTTTGaaatttgttgataattttacTGGTGATATCTAATAATCTACTGTTGAGAATTTTGCTTAAAATTTTGTAATCTGTATTGAGAAGGGTGATTGGTCTTCTATTTGAAATGTTTAGTTCATCTCCttttttgaatattgttgttattactcCTTCTTTGAATTTTGTGGGGATTTCTTTCTTATTTGTGAGGAGGTCGTTGAAAGCTATAGTCAATATTCTTGCTATTGAGTTGATGTGGTACTTGTAGAATAGTGCATTGATACCGTCTAAACCTGGAGATTTGTGGATACTTGAAGTTTTGATTGCTTTGGTCACTTCATGTATTCTTATTGGTCTGTCTATCTCTAGTTTCTTGATTAAATCAACGTCTACTTCCCATTTTTCTAATAACTTCTTGTGGGTTTCTTCGTTATCTTCTTTCTCTTCATATTGATCTTGATAGAATTCAACAAATCTTTTTGCTATGTTCTCTTTATCTGATATGGGcttattatctttatcttttatttggaatattgatttatcttTGGCTCTGGATTTAAGGATACTTGTGAGGTATTTGCTTGGTGTTTCTTGATGCAGGTGGAGTTTTAATTTGATATCCCATGCTTTTACCTTTCTTTCTTCTTCTAATATTCTACTTATTTCTTCATTGAGTTCTTTTCTCATCTTTGGAATGATATCACTATTTTCAAGTAATTTGTGGATTACgtattttcttttgttcttttctttctttattttgttttgttctttttttaaataatctctgatgacattatttttaaatttcgtCCATTCCTCCACTGATTTGATCTTATCTTTGTTCTTACTGATTAATTCTGATAACCCATCATGTATATGTTTGTTGTTGAGAATTTCTTTACATAATGTCCAAGGGAGTCTTTCTagtttggttgttgttgttgttgttgtttctcTGTTGGTTTGTATTGAGATTGTGATGGGAAAGTGATCTGATTTGTTAAATACTGTGTTGTGGACTAccaattttgaattttggtTTAGTAGTGTTGGATGACAGTAGATTCTATCTAGTCTCTTCATTGATCTTGGAAATGTTGGAGTGTTTTCTTCAATACCAGTATCTAGTAGCATGTCTTGGTCTATTATTTTACGTAATTCAGTACCGAAGAA
It encodes the following:
- the pslA gene encoding hypothetical protein, with the protein product MGRMKVIPEFSNYKIRTPIPIFKNELEIEKYIKGAISYIYSENTAKKLELKKRNDEIKEILNNKNDHEFVEKKIRAIVIQLGDTNLNDRCYLNYLNLYKQPIEFTHGAIMCEKNKYWVAYYASQSLNLDCLNFIIKHKDQFKGLDKDKRIKPIDPKKKISRDLLIGQPITVQCIKEDDLFKFLTVYFNQNGIEFSDSWFSSIVKLIFKGKVYSSDESEKLSTTTTTTTTPNEKYDKKILGEHTVFINKNRDGHLKFSTIPSLLLKISTLMNTGVINEYKQKNYFLETLYNSFPANKHFFNFNEETIQYITNLLLPHLHPLEFKRFNTIPWIIKSKEFIDFIIQHKDFYHLVPSIHKFTKKHENTNLFSASTINDGEEEDDDDDDNDVDGNDDDNNKEKVDDTSNKKDSIVKFKDDITIYLNVRQRFLQFSNFELANYFHTKLLECQKESENQINSNIQSINKEIESLSTSSTNTASSTRSKASSNSNQLKKKEDLEQQIIELQSLLKNKYFSNKEIYYLSFLRALKDCDISTIESIDKVVSIDSDQNNNKFQILFQKSFLENQPLKNGISPEFYDFKKVGPSSHPDVYAEGEYDEHDEYDDYQGKLDNHIDIKDSKFTKDENSRDQLFNYLKSSGFKSFTPSIFCYLLELLLLINTEKSNQQFQEIFKPISTTTTTSTTTTTTTTNLDNINEKIFKLSSDLLIHLVHIVDFKKFSIILDSVNLNRKLILEMIDNCKNKLSFQKRIYEFHDVRSKDYQYDINGHFSTNIKFSDAKDILKKLIDENLFPTSKDWIFIYHSLYISILQSTGVTLNNLLEVNKIYEEHEINYPSVLPNHSNYILDFNNNNNNNNNNNYYGLLNYQPYNNSGNINNESLKNVVSNFVLFYWFHLLDRKLSKLFVRSFSNSNFNEFSSSRLPCLKNSSICRIRSKRHSNTASQIFKSIYELQNFSLLEKYSTFKSYFPEERSYYYNNPSDPFYHPDGSKDFRVLIEEGEFQLAFNHLQLVATKTVSEFPPLTTSRLFQFITLEDVIELINLTTIKNFDESKDESEQQPLLKMWYGKDVKKCKDWILSCAIAKSRLDIVDLLLVKDIEYSTLPSTIEFLTGYKIIKSLFSPECDNQTLEYFLTFSNGIVLPSIKQYLIKDNIATQTKNDVFRVIRHGIGKFELLRTFIPSLGFSSCLIEKMVENRRFETLQYYMEIGLITNEDLTNQQKDQLKYENDLKHLDWVINLNHKKRVNRNQPTFTPNTNSTTATTATPLLQTRSGRTIIPIKK
- the gppA gene encoding glycoprotein gp100; translation: MKNFILLVFLFLLVSNSLGKSNKKDDQSPEIVKINSNDHLPLYYEIIISGHFSIDKTGLTVTYLGDKIHDFEFIKGQVLNVTGEPQNNPIPTVSINPDQLNDDRFEVSDSSDFSKQTPTPTPTPTSKPTSTPTSTPSQTIPPTVSPTVPPQTTSPTSKPTSTPTPTSTPTPTSTPTPTSQTIPPPTTTPKPTKSSKPTKTPVPTPTPTRPSSSVSKGYDIIKFNITDIEDIEMGKITISYKNGQSSSKHFQPNSIIKSIERTNSVGGVVEFKGSFFYTDDYEPSIKIGNKICETLTSSQTSIRCYLTNGTGCGYTITIDNLLNPIDNNGNSNLTYCYANPIIDKVIGYKDKKLTLITIIGKNFLNNATVIIEKPNGNKRNCSNVLLSTDTLFICELSKSYHTLSSPKTTNTTMLSFINNSPNSTVSNEIIEMISGYFQIKISTKPSTTDDDNNKNNDDGDSEIDSVGKSAVDSSKSNNNSGGGGNKKLYLLIILPTVLFIIVAALVAIFIKTRVSQNSGSKVNKNNNKKDSINVPFQMLDEITT